The Lysobacter panacisoli genome includes a window with the following:
- a CDS encoding DUF1684 domain-containing protein: MTAHAKAALGIAVVIALALAATGCGKQDDKVSDEQAQATQAAFNQELQLWRQQRVAGLTKPDGWTSLVGLHWIEPGAHYIGSSAGNGIELAVGPSHFGMIDLANGRLRFVPEKGVAMTLDGAPLTGETILRADDAPAGPSVITFDEGKGIATVIKRGPRYALRVKHADAETRTGFRGLEYWPASSDWRVTGRFVAHEPGKTLEIANIIGTTDAVPNPGAIEFEREGKTYRIEALDEGAETLFLVFADRTSGHGSYPAGRFLDVPKPGVGGTVLVDFNQSYNPPCAFTPFATCPLPPPENRLDLLVQAGEKTYAHAAP; encoded by the coding sequence ATGACTGCTCATGCGAAGGCTGCTCTGGGGATTGCCGTAGTGATCGCGTTGGCGCTCGCGGCCACTGGTTGTGGCAAGCAGGACGACAAGGTGTCGGACGAACAGGCCCAGGCGACTCAGGCGGCCTTCAATCAGGAGCTGCAGCTGTGGCGCCAGCAGCGCGTCGCCGGCCTGACCAAGCCCGACGGTTGGACCAGCCTCGTCGGCCTGCACTGGATCGAACCGGGCGCGCACTACATCGGCTCGTCCGCGGGCAACGGCATCGAACTCGCAGTCGGCCCTTCACATTTCGGCATGATCGACCTCGCCAACGGCCGCCTGCGCTTCGTGCCGGAGAAGGGCGTGGCGATGACGCTCGACGGCGCGCCGCTCACCGGAGAGACGATCCTGCGCGCCGACGATGCGCCGGCCGGTCCGAGCGTGATCACGTTCGACGAAGGCAAGGGCATCGCCACCGTGATCAAGCGCGGTCCGCGCTATGCGCTGCGCGTGAAGCATGCCGACGCGGAGACGCGCACCGGCTTCCGCGGCCTGGAGTACTGGCCGGCCAGCAGCGACTGGCGCGTGACCGGTCGTTTCGTCGCGCACGAGCCGGGCAAGACGCTGGAGATCGCCAACATCATCGGCACCACCGACGCGGTGCCGAACCCGGGCGCGATCGAATTCGAGCGCGAGGGCAAGACCTACCGCATCGAGGCGCTCGACGAAGGCGCCGAGACGCTGTTCCTGGTGTTCGCCGATCGCACCAGCGGACACGGCAGCTATCCGGCCGGTCGCTTCCTCGACGTCCCCAAGCCGGGCGTTGGCGGCACGGTGCTGGTCGATTTCAACCAGTCCTACAACCCGCCCTGCGCGTTCACGCCGTTCGCGACGTGTCCGCTGCCGCCGCCGGAAAACCGCCTGGATCTGCTGGTGCAGGCGGGCGAGAAGACCTACGCCCATGCCGCCCCGTGA
- a CDS encoding TraB/GumN family protein, with protein sequence MRRLKILGLSLLAAAGLMSVALAVEQAKSPAPTAATVAPAKAPPVPLLWKVSDRDNAVYVLGSFHLLKQDDYPVSADIDRAFEASGKIVFEVPPEEMNDPAMAQKFLAAAGFADGRTLSQVLPASLREKFNRILAQRGVSIAQFDGYEPWFVNLSLMLGISQQMGFRPEQGLDQYLMQQALAKGKPTGGLESIDTQLQVLDSTPMTEQIASLKEFLDKPTEMPGMLGDLHDAWRSGDLARLDALSREDMLEKTPQTYRLINVERNDAWVPQIQQMLDGVKKGETLVVVGALHLLGDDGVIEKLRAKGYTVERVCSACAVPAVGAAEAK encoded by the coding sequence ATGCGCCGTCTGAAGATCCTCGGCCTGTCGCTGCTGGCCGCGGCCGGCCTGATGTCGGTGGCGTTGGCCGTCGAGCAGGCAAAGTCGCCTGCGCCGACGGCCGCGACCGTCGCGCCGGCCAAGGCGCCGCCGGTGCCGCTGTTGTGGAAGGTCTCCGACCGCGACAACGCGGTGTACGTGCTCGGCTCGTTCCACCTGCTCAAGCAGGACGACTATCCGGTCTCGGCCGACATCGACCGCGCGTTCGAGGCCTCCGGCAAGATCGTCTTCGAAGTGCCGCCGGAGGAAATGAACGATCCGGCGATGGCGCAGAAATTCCTCGCCGCCGCCGGCTTTGCCGACGGTCGCACGCTGAGCCAGGTGTTGCCGGCGTCACTGCGCGAGAAGTTCAATCGCATCCTTGCCCAGCGCGGCGTGTCGATCGCGCAGTTCGACGGCTACGAGCCGTGGTTCGTGAACCTGTCGCTGATGCTCGGCATTTCGCAGCAGATGGGCTTCCGCCCCGAACAGGGGCTGGACCAGTACCTGATGCAGCAGGCGCTCGCCAAGGGCAAGCCGACCGGCGGACTGGAATCGATCGACACCCAGTTGCAGGTGCTCGACTCCACGCCGATGACGGAACAGATCGCGTCGCTGAAGGAGTTCCTCGACAAGCCGACCGAAATGCCCGGCATGCTCGGCGACCTGCACGATGCCTGGCGCAGCGGCGATCTCGCGCGTCTGGACGCGCTCAGCCGCGAAGACATGCTCGAGAAGACGCCGCAGACGTACCGCCTCATCAACGTCGAGCGTAACGACGCGTGGGTGCCGCAGATCCAGCAGATGCTGGACGGCGTGAAGAAGGGCGAGACGCTCGTCGTGGTCGGCGCGCTGCACCTGCTTGGCGACGACGGCGTCATCGAAAAGCTGCGTGCGAAGGGCTACACCGTGGAGCGGGTGTGCTCGGCCTGCGCGGTTCCGGCAGTCGGCGCGGCCGAAGCGAAGTAA
- the rnfB gene encoding Rnf electron transport complex subunit RnfB, with translation MSTDLIERLDRILPQTQCGQCGFAGCLPYAEAMARGEADVDRCPPGGDAGARALANLLGVEAKPYDRSRGEHKAPIVAVIVEADCIGCTKCIQACPVDAIVGGSKHMHTVIEPLCTGCELCVPACPVDCIEMLPAA, from the coding sequence ATGAGCACCGACCTGATCGAACGACTCGACCGCATCCTCCCGCAGACGCAATGCGGGCAATGCGGCTTCGCGGGTTGCCTCCCGTACGCGGAGGCAATGGCGCGCGGCGAGGCGGACGTCGATCGTTGCCCGCCGGGCGGCGACGCCGGTGCGCGTGCGCTGGCGAACCTGCTGGGCGTCGAAGCCAAGCCCTACGATCGCAGTCGCGGTGAACACAAGGCGCCGATCGTCGCGGTGATCGTGGAAGCCGACTGCATCGGCTGCACCAAGTGCATCCAGGCGTGTCCGGTGGACGCCATCGTCGGTGGCTCCAAGCACATGCACACCGTCATCGAACCGCTGTGCACCGGCTGCGAGCTGTGCGTGCCGGCGTGCCCGGTCGATTGCATCGAGATGTTGCCGGCGGCGTGA
- a CDS encoding DUF2147 domain-containing protein produces MRTKLLALLLLTLPLSAFAQNNTPVGAWTTVDDKTQKPKSVVEIYQAKDGSLAGRVTEILQSDRGPNPVCDKCSGDRKDKPVKGMVILWGIKQKGDVWEGGQILDPASGKIYSVKVTPSTDGKKLEVRGFMGFSLLGRSQTWNRR; encoded by the coding sequence ATGCGTACCAAGTTGCTTGCCCTGCTGTTGCTGACCCTGCCGCTGAGCGCCTTCGCGCAGAACAACACGCCCGTCGGCGCCTGGACCACCGTCGACGACAAGACCCAGAAGCCGAAGTCCGTGGTCGAGATCTACCAGGCCAAGGACGGCAGCCTCGCCGGCCGCGTCACCGAGATCCTGCAGTCCGACCGCGGCCCGAACCCGGTCTGCGACAAGTGCTCCGGCGATCGCAAGGACAAGCCGGTGAAGGGCATGGTGATCCTGTGGGGCATCAAGCAGAAGGGAGACGTGTGGGAGGGCGGCCAGATCCTCGATCCGGCCAGCGGCAAGATCTACTCGGTGAAGGTGACCCCGTCGACCGACGGCAAGAAGCTGGAAGTGCGCGGCTTCATGGGCTTCTCGCTGCTGGGTCGCAGCCAGACCTGGAATCGCCGCTGA
- the apbC gene encoding iron-sulfur cluster carrier protein ApbC, which yields MELHPRIVSHAVQPTLSPLTNVRNLIAVASGKGGVGKSTTAVNLALALAAEGARVGVLDADIYGPSVPTMLGLSGRPDSPDGKTIEPMHAHGVEAMSIGLLIEQDTPMIWRGPMATSALTQLLGETRWGAEAGLDYLVVDLPPGTGDIQLTLAQKIPVAGAVIVTTPQDVATLDAKKALKMFEKVNVPVLGLVENMAVHVCSNCGHTEHVFGEGGGQRMAAQYGVPLLGSLPLEIGIREQGDAGVPIVAAQPDGAAAAAYRLTARRLAIELARRPRVATPLSASLV from the coding sequence CTGGAACTGCATCCGCGCATCGTCTCGCACGCGGTCCAGCCGACCCTGTCGCCGCTGACGAACGTACGCAACCTGATCGCCGTGGCCTCGGGCAAGGGCGGTGTCGGCAAATCGACCACCGCGGTGAACCTCGCGCTGGCGCTGGCCGCCGAGGGCGCGCGCGTGGGCGTGCTCGACGCCGACATCTACGGCCCCAGCGTGCCGACCATGCTCGGCCTGAGCGGTCGTCCCGACAGCCCCGACGGCAAGACCATCGAGCCGATGCACGCGCATGGTGTCGAGGCGATGTCGATCGGCCTGCTGATCGAGCAGGACACGCCGATGATCTGGCGCGGTCCGATGGCGACCTCGGCACTCACGCAGCTGCTCGGCGAGACCCGCTGGGGCGCCGAAGCGGGACTGGACTACCTCGTCGTCGACCTGCCGCCGGGCACCGGCGACATCCAGCTGACCCTCGCGCAGAAGATCCCCGTGGCCGGCGCCGTCATCGTCACCACGCCTCAGGACGTGGCGACGCTGGACGCGAAGAAGGCGCTGAAGATGTTCGAGAAGGTCAACGTGCCGGTGCTGGGCCTGGTCGAGAACATGGCCGTCCATGTCTGTTCCAACTGCGGCCACACCGAACACGTGTTCGGCGAGGGCGGCGGCCAGCGCATGGCCGCGCAGTACGGCGTCCCGCTGCTGGGCAGCCTGCCGCTGGAAATCGGCATCCGCGAACAGGGCGACGCCGGCGTCCCCATCGTCGCCGCCCAGCCGGACGGCGCCGCCGCCGCGGCCTATCGCCTCACCGCGCGCCGCCTGGCGATCGAGCTGGCGCGCCGCCCGCGCGTGGCCACGCCGCTGTCGGCCTCGCTGGTGTGA
- the dcd gene encoding dCTP deaminase, whose product MSIKSDRWIRRMAEQHGMIEPFEPGQVKTGADGHRIVSYGTSSYGYDVRCSREFKIFTNINSTIVDPKHFDSGSFVDVEGDYCVIPPNSFALARTVEYFRIPRDTLVVCLGKSTYARCGIIVNVTPLEPEWEGHVTLEFSNTTPLPARIYANEGVAQMLFFQSDEVCDTSYKDRGGKYQGQVGVTLPRT is encoded by the coding sequence ATGAGCATCAAGTCCGATCGTTGGATCCGTCGCATGGCCGAACAGCACGGCATGATCGAGCCGTTCGAGCCGGGCCAGGTCAAGACCGGCGCCGACGGCCACCGCATCGTCAGCTACGGCACCTCCAGCTACGGCTACGACGTGCGCTGCTCGCGCGAGTTCAAGATCTTCACCAACATCAACTCGACCATCGTCGATCCCAAGCATTTCGACAGCGGCAGCTTCGTCGACGTCGAGGGCGATTACTGCGTGATCCCGCCGAACTCCTTCGCGCTGGCGCGCACGGTCGAGTACTTCCGCATCCCGCGCGACACCCTGGTGGTGTGCCTGGGCAAGAGCACGTACGCGCGCTGCGGCATCATCGTCAACGTGACGCCGCTGGAACCGGAGTGGGAAGGCCACGTCACGCTGGAGTTCAGCAACACCACGCCGCTGCCGGCGCGCATCTACGCCAACGAAGGCGTGGCGCAGATGCTGTTCTTCCAGTCCGACGAAGTCTGCGATACCTCGTACAAGGACCGCGGCGGCAAGTACCAGGGACAGGTCGGCGTCACGCTGCCGCGCACCTGA
- a CDS encoding M48 family metallopeptidase, translating into MNTIAKPRIVALACTLCLIGTAHAGKLSDLLNNQNLQKAGVQAVQGLTISDAQVAQLGAESVAKMDQENPVAPASSPYAKRLAKLTQGMQNEDGMALNFKVYLVKDINAFAAPDGSVRVFAGLMDAMGDAELMSVIGHEIGHVKHGHSKEHYRAAYLASAARTGASAMGGTVGSLAASDIGAIGEAALNAKFSRANETQADEYGVDFLRRHKLDPQGSVRAMQVLSAKGGSGKTGFFDDHPSSPERVKHLQQYIAKKK; encoded by the coding sequence ATGAACACCATAGCGAAGCCGCGCATCGTCGCACTGGCCTGCACGCTGTGCCTGATCGGCACGGCGCACGCCGGCAAGCTCAGCGACCTGCTGAACAACCAGAACCTGCAGAAGGCGGGTGTCCAGGCGGTGCAGGGCCTCACCATCTCCGACGCGCAGGTCGCGCAGCTGGGCGCGGAGTCGGTCGCGAAGATGGACCAGGAAAATCCCGTCGCGCCGGCCAGCAGTCCCTACGCCAAACGCCTGGCCAAGCTGACGCAGGGCATGCAGAACGAAGACGGGATGGCGCTGAACTTCAAGGTCTACCTCGTCAAGGACATCAACGCCTTCGCCGCGCCCGACGGTTCGGTCCGCGTGTTCGCCGGCTTGATGGACGCGATGGGCGACGCTGAGCTGATGTCGGTGATCGGTCACGAGATCGGTCACGTCAAGCACGGCCACAGCAAGGAACACTACCGCGCCGCCTACCTCGCCAGCGCCGCGCGCACCGGCGCCAGCGCGATGGGCGGGACGGTGGGTTCGCTGGCCGCTTCCGACATCGGCGCCATCGGCGAAGCGGCGCTCAACGCGAAGTTCAGCCGCGCCAACGAGACGCAGGCGGACGAGTACGGCGTCGACTTCCTGCGCCGGCACAAACTCGACCCGCAGGGTTCGGTGCGTGCGATGCAGGTGCTGTCCGCGAAGGGCGGTTCGGGCAAGACCGGCTTCTTCGACGATCACCCGTCCTCGCCGGAACGCGTCAAGCACCTGCAGCAGTACATCGCGAAGAAGAAGTAA
- the pcp gene encoding pyroglutamyl-peptidase I: MSKRIPTVLLTGFAPFGGEDENPSWDAVRALDGDTIEGHRVVARRLPVEFGASLSALRQALDELEPALVICVGQAGGRAQISLERVAINVDDARIADNAGAQPIDEPVCGDGPAAYFSDLPIKAMLAALREAGFPVEISQTAGTFVCNHVFYGLMHALRNVPQVRGGFVHIPYAPAQAARHPGAPSLPPTVVTQALRLAVAVALTVDHDVRLAAGTTH, from the coding sequence ATGAGCAAGCGCATTCCCACCGTCCTGCTCACCGGCTTCGCGCCGTTCGGCGGCGAGGACGAGAACCCGAGCTGGGACGCCGTGCGCGCGCTCGATGGCGACACCATCGAAGGCCATCGCGTGGTCGCTCGTCGCTTGCCGGTCGAGTTCGGCGCGTCGCTGTCGGCGCTACGGCAGGCGCTGGACGAACTCGAACCGGCGCTGGTCATCTGCGTCGGCCAGGCCGGCGGGCGCGCGCAGATCTCGCTGGAACGCGTCGCCATCAACGTGGACGACGCACGCATCGCCGACAACGCCGGCGCGCAACCGATCGACGAACCGGTCTGCGGCGACGGCCCGGCCGCGTACTTCAGCGACCTGCCGATCAAGGCAATGCTGGCAGCTCTGCGCGAGGCGGGATTCCCGGTGGAGATCTCGCAGACCGCCGGCACCTTCGTCTGCAACCACGTCTTCTACGGATTGATGCACGCGCTGCGGAATGTGCCGCAGGTCCGCGGCGGATTCGTCCACATTCCGTATGCTCCCGCCCAGGCCGCGCGGCATCCGGGCGCTCCCAGCCTGCCGCCAACGGTGGTGACCCAGGCATTGCGCCTGGCCGTCGCTGTGGCGCTCACGGTCGATCACGACGTCCGCCTCGCAGCGGGCACCACGCACTAG
- a CDS encoding DUF979 domain-containing protein, which yields MLSIEHFYLLLALFLLYAGGRNLRERRFAHAAFWGLLAVLFASGKPILDASKLGNALPSQLAGAAVIALALLATRMRREHIAEAPEAQRLASAQRLGHRLFWPALLIPAVTVLIVLFGPTLAIGGTKLFGAGSITLIGLALACVLATIVAVLVTRERPVAALGEGRRLLDTMGWAALLPLVLATLGGVFAASGVGEAVASLVSAVIPSDSRVACVLAYGLGMVLFTVIMGNAFAAFPVMTAGIGLPLLIQQHGAAPAILGSLGMLTGYCGTLMTPMAANFNLVPAALLELDDPNAVIRAQLPTAIPLLVVNLLLMYWLAFR from the coding sequence ATGCTGTCGATTGAGCACTTCTACCTGCTGCTCGCGCTGTTCCTGCTGTACGCGGGCGGCCGCAACCTCCGCGAACGCCGCTTCGCGCACGCGGCGTTCTGGGGCCTGCTGGCGGTGCTGTTCGCGAGCGGGAAACCCATCCTCGATGCCTCCAAGCTCGGCAACGCCCTGCCCTCGCAGCTGGCGGGAGCCGCGGTGATCGCGCTGGCGCTGCTGGCCACGCGCATGCGCCGCGAGCACATCGCCGAAGCGCCCGAAGCGCAACGCCTCGCCTCCGCGCAGCGACTCGGCCATCGCCTGTTCTGGCCGGCGCTGCTGATTCCGGCGGTGACGGTGCTGATCGTGCTGTTCGGGCCGACGCTCGCAATCGGCGGGACAAAGCTGTTCGGTGCCGGCAGCATCACGCTCATCGGCCTCGCATTGGCCTGCGTGCTGGCGACGATCGTCGCCGTGCTGGTCACGCGCGAACGTCCCGTCGCAGCGCTCGGCGAAGGACGTCGCCTGCTCGACACGATGGGCTGGGCTGCGCTGCTGCCGCTGGTGCTGGCGACACTGGGCGGCGTGTTCGCGGCCAGCGGCGTAGGCGAAGCGGTCGCGTCGCTGGTGTCGGCGGTGATCCCATCCGACAGTCGCGTCGCGTGCGTGCTGGCCTACGGATTGGGCATGGTGCTGTTCACCGTGATCATGGGCAACGCGTTCGCCGCATTCCCGGTGATGACGGCGGGCATCGGCCTGCCGTTGCTGATCCAGCAGCACGGTGCGGCACCGGCGATCCTCGGCTCCCTCGGCATGCTGACCGGCTACTGCGGCACGCTGATGACGCCGATGGCGGCCAACTTCAACCTCGTTCCTGCCGCGCTGCTGGAACTGGACGATCCCAACGCGGTGATCCGCGCGCAATTGCCGACCGCGATTCCGCTGCTCGTGGTGAACCTGCTGCTGATGTACTGGCTGGCCTTCCGATGA
- a CDS encoding DUF969 domain-containing protein, protein MNYWPLLGVAWVVVGFVLRANPVIVVVSAGLVSGLAAGKSIGELLALLGESFVSNRALLMFAMTLPTIGLLERAGLREHALRWIARWRGLTLARLLTGYLAARQGLSMLGLIDIAGHAQTVRPLLAPMAESAASKPNGPVTREDTQKVHALAAATDNVGRFFGEDVFLAFGAVLLIQGFYAEHGIVLEPLQIALWAIPTAIAAFVIHAVRIVFFQRALDRRMAEKATTAEARDAVD, encoded by the coding sequence ATGAACTACTGGCCGCTGCTCGGCGTTGCGTGGGTCGTGGTCGGCTTCGTGCTGCGCGCCAATCCGGTGATCGTGGTGGTGAGTGCGGGACTGGTCAGCGGACTCGCCGCGGGCAAGTCGATCGGCGAACTGCTGGCGCTGCTCGGCGAGAGCTTCGTCTCCAACCGCGCACTGCTGATGTTCGCGATGACGCTGCCCACGATCGGTCTGCTCGAACGCGCCGGCCTGCGCGAGCACGCGCTGCGCTGGATCGCGCGGTGGCGCGGCCTCACCCTCGCGCGCCTGCTCACCGGGTATCTCGCAGCGCGACAGGGATTGAGCATGCTCGGCCTGATCGACATCGCCGGGCATGCGCAGACGGTGCGACCGCTGCTCGCGCCGATGGCGGAATCCGCCGCGTCCAAACCGAATGGCCCGGTCACGCGCGAGGACACGCAGAAGGTCCATGCGCTCGCCGCCGCTACGGACAATGTCGGCCGCTTCTTCGGCGAGGACGTGTTCCTGGCGTTCGGCGCCGTGTTGCTGATCCAGGGTTTCTACGCCGAGCACGGCATCGTGCTGGAACCGCTGCAGATCGCGCTGTGGGCGATCCCGACCGCGATCGCGGCGTTCGTGATCCATGCGGTGCGCATCGTGTTCTTCCAGCGCGCGCTCGACCGTCGAATGGCAGAGAAGGCGACGACGGCGGAGGCGCGCGATGCTGTCGATTGA
- a CDS encoding 5-oxoprolinase subunit PxpA: MNPRIDFNCDLGEGCGDDAAILPLVSSASIACGGHAGDEATMRATLRLCRAHGVAAGAHPSYEDREHFGRRALDVPAAEIARMVGEQIRRLTTIADEEGVRLAHVKPHGALYNVAADDRAVADAIAATVAEFDPSLVLFGLSGSALTEAGAARGLRVAHEVFAERGYDARGRLLPRGTPGAVIDSLDASIAQVRRLAGRGEVVASNGRIVPLRADTLCLHGDRSDAVAFARAVRGALEADGIAVVSFGATA; encoded by the coding sequence GTGAACCCGCGCATCGACTTCAACTGCGATCTCGGCGAAGGCTGTGGAGACGACGCGGCGATCCTGCCGCTGGTGAGCTCGGCCAGCATCGCCTGCGGCGGCCACGCCGGCGACGAGGCGACGATGCGCGCGACGCTGCGCCTGTGTCGAGCGCACGGCGTCGCCGCGGGAGCCCATCCGTCGTACGAGGACCGTGAGCACTTCGGCCGGCGCGCGCTCGACGTGCCCGCGGCCGAAATCGCGCGCATGGTGGGCGAGCAGATCCGGCGCCTGACCACGATCGCGGACGAGGAAGGCGTGCGCCTGGCGCACGTCAAGCCGCACGGCGCGCTCTACAACGTCGCCGCCGACGACCGCGCGGTGGCCGATGCCATCGCCGCCACGGTCGCGGAATTCGATCCGTCACTGGTGCTGTTCGGACTGTCCGGTTCGGCGCTGACCGAGGCCGGCGCCGCGCGTGGCCTGCGTGTCGCCCACGAAGTCTTCGCCGAACGCGGCTACGACGCGCGCGGACGGCTGCTGCCACGCGGCACGCCGGGCGCGGTGATCGATTCGCTGGATGCCTCCATCGCGCAGGTGCGACGACTGGCCGGACGCGGCGAGGTCGTCGCCAGCAACGGTCGCATCGTGCCGCTGCGCGCCGACACGCTGTGCCTGCATGGCGACCGCTCGGATGCGGTCGCGTTCGCGCGCGCGGTGCGCGGGGCACTTGAGGCGGACGGGATCGCGGTGGTGTCGTTCGGGGCGACGGCATGA
- a CDS encoding LiaI-LiaF-like domain-containing protein, with product MKSHIVGALVLVVIGTLFLLNNLGFTDMSLGRLLMTWWPAILIVVGLGMLFKRG from the coding sequence ATGAAATCCCATATCGTCGGCGCGCTGGTGCTGGTCGTGATCGGCACCCTGTTCCTGCTCAACAACCTCGGCTTCACCGACATGAGCCTGGGTCGCCTGCTCATGACCTGGTGGCCCGCGATCCTGATCGTGGTCGGCCTGGGCATGCTGTTCAAGCGCGGTTGA
- the pxpB gene encoding 5-oxoprolinase subunit PxpB has protein sequence MTVPAVCDVERLADDAWLLRFGERLDPALNARVHAMAARLRRAHPPWLRDLVPAFASLGVFVDAATDPAHVHEALLAFAMTQDVDAGNPPATSARIVEIPVRYGGDDGPDLESAAAELGLSPQQLVERHGAGDYTVAMIGFAPGFPYLSGLDPALALPRLATPRARVAAGSVAIGGAQTGIYPRESPGGWRLLGRTPLALFDPHRQPPTLLQPGDRVRFVESEGTAADVPVTSHSRHRDARTLRVLRPGLLTTVQDAGRRGWRHVGVALAGALDTGAATLANRLVGNPDDAAVLELTLRGPTLQFDAPVRIALLGARVSARFDGEPVPMGRPVELPAGTLELGALHDGARAWLAIDGGIDVDPVLGSRSTDLRGGFGGGEGRPLAAGDVLALGEGAMTGVPRLNAPVWWIDPAHDEPVEAPIRYCPSAHPAASALARRVWQVNPNSNRQGLRLQGDPLPAPPADGVSEPVAPGTIQLPADGCPIVLMADAQTVGGYPRLGHVIAADLPRLAQCIPGQTLHFAPCDPATAHRLACAARARLARIGVMIDARLAAV, from the coding sequence GTGACCGTTCCCGCGGTCTGCGACGTCGAACGCCTGGCCGACGACGCCTGGCTGCTGCGCTTCGGCGAGCGGCTGGACCCCGCGCTCAACGCACGCGTGCACGCGATGGCGGCGCGCCTGCGTAGGGCCCATCCGCCGTGGCTGCGCGACCTCGTTCCGGCGTTCGCGAGCCTTGGCGTGTTCGTCGATGCCGCGACGGACCCGGCACACGTGCACGAGGCACTGCTCGCATTCGCGATGACGCAGGACGTCGACGCCGGCAACCCACCCGCGACGTCCGCGCGAATCGTCGAGATTCCAGTGCGTTACGGCGGCGATGACGGTCCTGACCTGGAATCCGCCGCCGCCGAACTCGGCCTGTCGCCGCAACAGCTGGTCGAACGCCACGGCGCGGGCGATTACACCGTGGCGATGATCGGATTCGCGCCGGGCTTCCCTTACCTGTCGGGGCTGGATCCCGCCCTCGCGCTGCCGCGACTGGCGACGCCGCGCGCGCGCGTCGCCGCCGGCAGCGTGGCCATCGGCGGCGCACAGACCGGCATCTACCCGCGCGAAAGTCCCGGCGGTTGGCGTCTGCTTGGACGCACGCCGCTGGCGCTGTTCGATCCGCACCGGCAACCGCCGACGCTGCTGCAACCGGGCGACCGCGTACGCTTCGTCGAGAGCGAAGGCACTGCCGCAGACGTACCCGTGACATCGCATTCGCGACATCGCGACGCACGCACGCTGCGCGTGCTCAGGCCGGGCCTGCTGACCACGGTCCAGGACGCGGGACGCCGTGGCTGGCGCCATGTCGGCGTCGCGCTCGCGGGCGCGCTCGACACCGGCGCGGCGACGCTGGCGAACCGGCTGGTCGGCAATCCGGACGATGCGGCCGTGCTTGAGCTGACCTTGCGCGGACCAACGTTGCAGTTCGACGCGCCGGTGCGCATCGCCCTGCTCGGCGCGCGGGTGTCGGCGCGTTTCGACGGCGAACCGGTACCGATGGGCCGGCCGGTCGAACTTCCGGCGGGCACCCTCGAACTCGGCGCACTGCACGACGGCGCGCGCGCATGGCTGGCGATCGACGGCGGCATCGACGTCGACCCCGTGCTGGGCAGCCGCAGCACCGACCTGCGCGGCGGCTTCGGCGGCGGCGAAGGACGGCCGCTGGCGGCGGGCGACGTGCTCGCGCTCGGCGAAGGCGCGATGACCGGCGTTCCGCGCCTGAACGCGCCTGTCTGGTGGATCGATCCCGCACACGATGAACCGGTCGAAGCACCGATCCGCTACTGCCCGTCCGCGCATCCGGCGGCTTCCGCGCTGGCGCGGCGCGTATGGCAGGTGAATCCGAACAGCAACCGCCAAGGCCTGCGCCTGCAGGGCGATCCCCTCCCCGCCCCGCCGGCCGACGGCGTGTCCGAGCCGGTCGCACCGGGCACGATCCAGTTGCCGGCCGACGGCTGCCCGATCGTGCTGATGGCCGATGCGCAGACCGTGGGCGGCTACCCCCGCCTCGGCCACGTCATCGCCGCCGACCTGCCGCGCTTGGCGCAGTGCATTCCGGGACAGACGCTGCACTTCGCGCCCTGCGATCCGGCGACCGCCCATCGGCTGGCTTGCGCTGCGCGTGCGCGGCTCGCCAGAATCGGCGTGATGATCGACGCGCGCCTCGCCGCGGTCTGA
- a CDS encoding HIT family protein, with translation MNRGGAHEPWQLHPQLAQDTHPVAHFALSELRLMDDANHPWLILVPRVAEAIELIDLDEAQQATLLHEINAACHALRAAFEPHKLNVAALGNVVSQLHVHVIARFPDDIAWPRPVWGTATAQPYSPEALVARIRQLQDALPK, from the coding sequence ATGAACCGTGGCGGAGCCCACGAACCCTGGCAGCTGCATCCGCAGCTCGCACAGGACACGCATCCGGTCGCGCACTTCGCGCTCAGCGAACTGCGCCTCATGGACGATGCCAACCATCCGTGGCTGATCCTGGTGCCGCGCGTTGCCGAGGCGATCGAACTGATCGATCTGGACGAGGCGCAGCAGGCGACGCTGCTGCACGAGATCAACGCCGCGTGCCATGCGCTGCGTGCGGCGTTCGAGCCGCACAAGCTCAACGTCGCGGCGCTGGGCAACGTGGTGTCGCAACTGCACGTGCACGTGATCGCGCGATTCCCCGACGACATCGCGTGGCCGCGCCCGGTATGGGGCACCGCGACCGCGCAGCCGTACTCGCCCGAGGCACTGGTCGCGCGCATCCGCCAGTTGCAGGACGCGCTGCCGAAGTGA